The following coding sequences lie in one Mercenaria mercenaria strain notata chromosome 5, MADL_Memer_1, whole genome shotgun sequence genomic window:
- the LOC123557847 gene encoding uncharacterized protein LOC123557847, whose product MKNDPIGCSYGININIASRKSDDMWTLEVYPDNDITVVDVQHISYSNSVNRDSYYVHTNYYKHVNDAEETPGLDGSKAREATASQMSVPTCLQDVCNILGDTSSTIEPIYRTPGSSFKSKNVATIASAVFDMNESVLCVYLTNPKTAKRPCLSLPFVQ is encoded by the exons ATGAAGAACGATCCTATAGGCTGCTCATATGGAATAAACATCAACATTGCAAGCAGAAAGTCAGACGATATGTGGACGTTGGAAGTCTATCcagataat GATATAACAGTCGTGGATGTGCAGCACATTTCATATTCAAACAGCGTCAATAGAGACTCGTACTACGTACATACAAATTATTACAAGCATGTTAACGATGCGGAGGAAACACCAGGATTAGACGGTTCAAAAGCTAGAGAAGCAACTGCAAGTCAAATGTCTGTACCAACATGTCTCCAAGACGTCTGTAATATTTTGGGAGATACGTCCAGTACGATAGAGCCCATCTACCGAACACCTGGGAGCagctttaaaagtaaaaatgttgcaACGATCGCATCTGCAGTGTTTGATATGAATGAAAGCGTTCTTTGTGTTTATCTTACGAATCCGAAAACTGCGAAACGTCCATGTTTATCTTTGCCATTTGTTcaataa